A window of Zonotrichia leucophrys gambelii isolate GWCS_2022_RI chromosome 11, RI_Zleu_2.0, whole genome shotgun sequence contains these coding sequences:
- the HSDL1 gene encoding inactive hydroxysteroid dehydrogenase-like protein 1 translates to MAAVDRFSLLYREISRSCSVYVEALAIVGAWYTVRKVVSLALDTYSALRLHVIPRLSGEVDLVKKYGKWAVVTGSTDGIGKAYAEELAKRGVNIILVSRSKEKLQAVSRSISETYKVETDFIVADFSKGRELYPTIEEALKDREIGILVNNVGILYDHPDYFTNLSEDLLWDLIHVNIASATMMTHIVLPGMVKKRKGAIVNLSSASCCQPTPMLTVYGASKSYLDYFSRALHYECASKGIFVQSLTPFIIATKMVSFSSIMSKRSIFFPTAEEYASHAVSTLGLSIRTTGYWKHAIQWTLGECLPEWMWAWFAVYLSRIVR, encoded by the exons ATGGCTGCAGTGGATCGATTCTCCCTCTTGTACCGAGAAATCAGTCGCTCCTGCAGTGTCTATGTAGAAGCCCTGGCTATTGTTGGAGCTTGGTACACAGTCAGAAAGGTTGTGTcgctggccttggacacttacAGTGCGCTCAGGCTGCACGTGATTCCAAGGCTGAGTGGGGAGGTTGATCTGGTCAAGAAGTACGGGAAGTGGGCGGTGGTCACGG GTAGCACAGATGGTATTGGGAAGGCTTATGCTGAAGAGCTGGCAAAGCGTGGTGTCAACATCATCTTAGTCAGCAGAAGCAAAGAGAAGCTGCAGGCTGTCTCCAGGAGCATATCTGAAACCTATAAAGTGGAAACAGATTTCATAGTAGCTGATTTCAGCAAGGGGCGTGAGCTTTACCCAACCATTGAGGAGGCTCTGAAAGACAgagaaattgggattttggtgaATAATGTGGGAATACTTTATGACCACCCAGACTATTTTACTAATCTGTCTGAGGATTTGCTATGGGACTTGATCCATGTAAATATTGCTTCTGCTACCATGATGACACATATTGTGCTGCCAGGCATGgtaaagaagaggaaaggggCAATTGTGAACCTTTCTTCAGCATCCTGTTGTCAGCCAACACCGATGCTCACAGTCTATGGAGCCTCTAAA agCTACTTGGACTATTTCAGTAGAGCACTACATTATGAGTGTGCCTCTAAAGGAATTTTTGTTCAGAGTCTAACACCATTCATTATTGCTACCAAAATGGTATCATTCAGCAGCATTATGTCAAAGagatctattttttttcctactgctgAAGAATATGCAAGTCATGCTGTTTCTACTCTTGGGTTATCCATAAGGACTACTGGTTACTGGAAGCATGCAATACAG TGGACGCTGGGCGAGTGCCTGCCGGAGTGGATGTGGGCATGGTTTGCTGTGTACTTGAGCAGAATTGTACGCTAG